Within Crassostrea angulata isolate pt1a10 chromosome 2, ASM2561291v2, whole genome shotgun sequence, the genomic segment ggccatttttatactatattaatcttctttaaaaaaacctttGATAAACGATATAgtttaatattcaattttcaaatctattcatttttttctgtaacaaatgatattttatagCTTTACCATTAAAGAAAATAACATAAGAGGACTTGGTATATATGGCCATCTacatactttatttattttattaataaaaaaacctCTGTATTAACAGCAAATAATTTACACTTACATTTACTGATTGTTTTCCTAAACAGATGATAGTTTCAAGGTATTATAACATCTAAAATTTAGAGCAAAAATCGGTTTGTTGATTTGCTTACCACCTTGTCTCCTCaacttgaaatattgatacagGACTTAAATTCTGAAATACCTTACCCAGTGTTCCTGTCGTTGGTTCTCTAAATGTAAGTTTGTATTTGTGAGTTTCATCAGATATAGAGAAACAATCATACACCTGAAATATCTTTCCCTCAGTCGGCGTCTTTATTGAAACGTATAATGAAACGTTATCCTCCCGCGTCAGTTGATGAATGATGTCATTTCCCAGAACACAAATCCTAAGTTTGATTATCCttttattcattaatataaGATTAGGATAGACGGATAATTAAAAAACTGTTTGCATATAAAATGCAATTATCATTCATTAGTGTTGCTAtgcattttcattgttttcacatatttttcaaacttaaaCAAAACGGCTTGAATATATACTAAAATTTATTATCACCATATGACTTATATTCAATATTCTTGCCGTTAAAAGTATTTTTGTAAAGTTTGGTTAAGGATCCCAAATCCACTCTTATATTCTACCCAAGATCGATTGAAGTTTATCGATCAATTTACGCGTCTCTGAAGGACTTTAACAAATATActgtattaaataatatattaaactTGCAATACCTTATATGGTAATAATTTCTACAATGTTCTCATTATTCCAAATAGTACCAGATGTAAAgtttaacaaaatgtgtttttaaatgataaattgaaGAGGAGAAAAAGTTAGAGGAGTAATAGATATAGATCGCGTATTCATGCACTTTTGAGAGTCATCATGCGCGTCCTTCCTTTTTTAAGAGTTTAGTTGAACTGATTGCTTTGTAACAATCAGTCGCGGTATTTGTGCGTAATTTATGGTTGTATGTGCTATTTGAACTAATGCTATTGTCAATGGGTGCATAAAAATGGTggcaagtttaaaacaatattgaaaTTGTTGCGTTAATTGGGAGCACATatcatgtttgttttatttaagatttttttcttgacAAATTTAAGACAAGCGAAACCGTGTTCAAGTGTAAAGAGCTAAATAAAGCAAAGTGCAAATGCAAACATATTCTACATACAGTGACTAGTGAAATGTAATACTGACCGTCCAACCCCCACCCTGGGTTTGCATATCACATGATCTATAAATCACAGTGGAAACGAGTTCAACACCTGGCAGATGTTTTTTGGAAAAGGTGGAGCTCAAGCTACTTACAAAGTCTCCAATCGCGTAAGGAATGGCCCGAAAACATAAAGAACGTAGCTGTAGGCAATATCGTGCTTCTTAGAGAACCGCAACTGAGACGAGTTGGGTGGCCAATGGGAATCATATCAACAGTTTTCCCGAGCTCAGATGACAAACTACGCAAAGTCGAAGTACGCGTCTCGAAACAAAGCCTTACTCATCGAAAGCCAGTGACTTATATCCGACCAGTGACGGAACTAGTAATTCTGATTTCTAGTGATTGAAAGTGATACCATTTTGTGTTAGATATCAGACGGGGAGTGTATTGCCCTGCcttttgtttatatcatttagAACCTGTAGCCTTCATATTTTAgtaacatttacaaatgtatcaaACTTTGtgcaattaagcaaaattaGTGTTTCTGTTGTTTTTATAACTAATGTGTTCTCACGCTTTAATTCGGTCTGCTGACCATAAGTCTATCAGTAGTGTCTATTGTTTACGTTAGAGTACAATTTTACTGCGCTTTGATTACTCAAGTTGGTTAAAGCctgcattttgatatttatcttatttatgGAACCTTGTCGTTTCCTGTGTGAATCTAGccactttatcattattttagaCATACAATTTCATTCCTGTAAAAGTCTCTGAACTGTCCAGACGTTATTCAATCTAGAGAAACTGTGGCCGATCACGATGtaagttttattgttttaaaactatATGTTAAGAGAAATTAATTAAGAACCTTTTTAATGTTCATTTATGCGTGCTGAactatgtttttaatttgttgacaaactgacttttattactttgtacgtattcatttatttgtatttttatatttgtttgttgTAGCTTTTTACCACTCTCACACAAACTTCATTTCACCACTCAAGTGACATTGTGCGCATACCAGGAACCGCGCTTTTCCTTGTTTACTTAGATGTCGTggataataaaatgaaactgGTGAACTAACTGTAATCTGTGTTGTTTAGTTCTTAAGCAAATACACACGGAAAGCAATACAATGACTTTGTCAAGTATTCCCTTTTCAGCCATCCAATCCCTGGTGGACTTCGACTTGTGCTTGCTATCATTGTCCtgtcaaatgtaaatatttaaaatataatccCTGCAGTTTGATATTGTACATAACTGCTTAGAATCATTCTTACAATACAAATTGTTAAAAAGGACAAAAATGCTAGCTTGCATATTCCaattcataattaattaaaaattgaatttgataattaatttcaatataaatgttgcatgtacatgtatatcctgcATGTACTTGATACAAGCGATATCCATCTGGAAATCTTTCCTCAACAAATGGAATATAATTTTTGTCCAGAATATCTTGGTACACCACTGAGTCCATTACACCATTAAATATGCAAATGCTTGTTCTTCCCCGATACGAAATTCCAGCCCAAACATGCACCTGTTAATACATACAAAAATTCTACAAACTTATTACATTTCATtaagaatatcaaaatatttaaggaTTAGGATGTGTTTACTGGTATTAACATATTACCGTGTATGCATGCTTAGGTTTTGGTCTGCGTGCACAGATTTTCTGTATTTTTGATCCCGGCTGGTGAAAGAATAGTCGTCCAGAAAATGTCAATTCTACTGTACTTTCATCCACAAAAATGACGTTCCTAAAATCCTCTTTGTTGTTGAGGGCATCCAAGCACCAACTCTGTCTCACCTGAATATCAAACATTTCAGCGGTTAGCAGTTTTCAGATATTTGTAGTCTAAGCAGTGTAATAAGGTACCTATTACTACACTTTGATTTGTactatactttttaagacatgACATATAAAATAAGTATTGGACTTCTGAACTGCAGATCACAATTCAATTTGCCTGGTGCTTTTGCTCTTATTAACTGAATAGTAAAGCGTTCACTATGTTTTGCATTGATCAGCTTATAGTTATTTTAGGTTTATGATTGACACTTCAGAACCTTtgggtaaaaataaaaagaacctGTAAAGTAACATATCATAACACAAAAATGATGCGAAccagaaatcaaaatattatgatTTAATCATATAATGATAGATATACTACATTACTGTATAAGATGTACAAACCAGTTTGTTTTTCTAGGTTATCAGCTGACACGTTTTCGACACCACAGTTTTCCATCCTAAATCCGATCGTCGTTTTCTTATTAGACTGGTCGACACATTCACTCCAAAAACTTCGAACAGTTTCCTTTTCAACATCCTTGTGgttagttcattttttttttgccagcCACGTGTCCATAAactttaaaggaatttttttcaACTTCACGGCACCGTTACAAATCTTCCTCGTTTTTCTGAGTTCCTTCCCCGATTGCCATCGCCGTTTGAAAGCGTACAAACCTTGTCTGCTTATCACAAAACCATGCATATGTTTCAGTTTTTCGCGAATCACTTCCACCAATAACTCCAAAAGCAAATAACGCACAATCATCATTTTAATTCCTTACGACATTCTCCGACCACTCGTATTCACCGCCATACTTGCAAGAGATtcctaaaaattattttttcgacaAAACGAAAAGCTTACCAAAAACACCTCTAAACTTTACGATACAATGAAGCATAAGTCCAGGAACTTCCGAATACATTAATGATACACGAACGATTAACGAACGATACGTTTACTGACAAACGGAAAACATGATAGGATAAACGGAAAACTGATAGGTTAAACGATAAACccgataggattaacgcacgataggatagaattaacgcacgataggatagtaTACAAGCACGGTATGATAGTATttacgcacgataggataggatagaattgtaaaaaaataacgtCGCGGgtactgtaaatgtattttattatcttctgtaaatttttttctcaagaaaatatacaaaactaagaaaatagttttccttatttttacACCATTTAGTTTTAGtaacaatttttcatattttacgcAGTAATCTGGATCGACTAATTAGTCAATTAagctatatttttttcattggcTTTATAAAGCAGAATCAGTCGTAATTGTATAAAGGcatgttcttttctttttttcctttttgagaggtttctgttttgggttttttgtttatcattCCTCAAGCATCAAACTAATTTTATTTACGACTGGATGTGTGCTTTATACTtattcttaaataatatttgagCTTACCACAAGACCCATTGTTTATATCACACGTTTTGCATCCTTCACATGACGTACAGTTATCGCCATATTTGCCAGTTTCGCATcctaaaatttttttaaaacattatgaaAATTACTTAACTGACTTACAAACCTTGACATTTGTTTCCATATCTTGAGAAGTGCATGTTCTGAAATGTTTTCACCTTTACTATTTTGTTATTCAATTAGACCCCCCCTCCCCTCACACACGAATTTTGAGGTTCATGAGAATGTATGGCTGAGCATGTTCCATACTATACAATTGCTTTACTAATGGCTATGAGCTATGTGATTCCTTATTGCAAGGACTGATTAGGAATTTTTTGTGGGAGCAGCTCGTCGGTGGGAGCAAGCGAAGCGAGCACAAAGAATGGTTGCGTGAGAATCAGAACGAACCTAAGCTTGATCTACagatttttcatgaattttgttttttggcaGTATCCAAGCATGCCCTCTAGGTTCCGTAGTGCTACTCAGAAATGGATGACCTTGCACTCACAGTATATATCCATATTATTTagacatttaaatgattttcagaaaaaaatgtcattgtccaaaaaaaaaaaacaaaaccatacCATACACTTCTATTTCACAAATTTCCAACATAGCGCCTGTGCTGGTATCTTCAGGTGCGTCATACGAAGTCTCCACAATCACGTATCTTGCTGTTTGTTTGCATGGCATTTCTATTATATTATTAGGTAAGTCCGATTCAGTTGTATTATCAGTATAACAGCGTTTTCTCTGTTTTGTTGACATGTTTGCAGATTTGTTCGATACATCAAGATAGAATTGCCTTAGCCTATAAGGCCGCCATCCTCCCGATCCTGCAATGGATTTAATAGAATATCTGAACAACCAAAATTCATCATCATTGAgatagaaataaaaagaaattgtggATTTTAAAAACTGAGGTAAAACATTTTAagtgccaaaaaaaaaatcggaaacTTCAAAACATCATCGATTATGAAGTTAATTGAATCTCTCCTTGGATATTCATGTATATCTACTGACCTAGTTTTGACaagataaatattataattattcagaatacttttattaatattttcggTGATTAAAACTCACTATGACCTCTATAATACATCGTCACGTTGCTTATGCTGTAACGTTCTCCAAGATCTACCTGAAGCCAAGCAATGGTTTGGTTTTCCTCCGTATGAGAACATTTACTATAGATCGTGCCACGTTCACCATCGTTCGCCAGAGTCGCGTTTTGAGTTTGAAAGCGTGAACTGAGTGACAATACTGTTGAAGGTCTTCTACTGAGGTTCTCTGTAACAATGATTTACTTATTATGAAATATACTTAAATATATTGTTCACGTACATTGTACttataatttgattatatattggaatgtaataaaatacatgtataactatgtgatattgttttgttaaaaatcgTGCATATTCGATGTAAACTGATGAACAGATTAAGTTTGTTTCACATAAGGAAGTTTAAACTAAACTATATGAGAATAACATGAACAATTTATCCAACATAATGTAGAAACATGCGGGtattacaaataaatcatacaTTTTACGGAGCTAAACATTTGAAATATCTGATGTCTTGCATATATCTTTTACAAGTATGCCAAAATATCTCATtagcatcattttttaaagtagtAATCGCAAGTAGCTATTGGAGGATTCTGAATTACGgggcatttttacatttttcgcCATCCTTGTGCATATATCAATTCCTTCCTACCTATGtttgatgtaaaaaagaaaatgttgaataaaaataatataaatcataGCCCCGCTCCTAAAAAAACAATTAGCTagtaataataaacaaatagaatTAGCTTTGACATTTATTATCTATGGACGACGGTAATTTTGatgtttaatgaataaaaaaatcttactaTTCGGCCGTTTAAGTTTGAACTTACAGTGCTGATAAATAACGATGTTATAACCGATAAACGAAGATGAAGTTGGCAAAAACTGATCAAATTGATCGACGTGAAAACAGTAActtttttcaagattttaagtttaaaaacgtgaaatattctttttaaataaaatgtacacaagGTTTGTTTGCTGGTGTTTTTAATGAATgataatgtacatgttttattataaatttaaagtcTAAAACCTTGGTTCACTTGTTCCTTCGACAGGAACTAGTAACAAACTTTCGCGTTTTTTTAACTTCATAATACACTGTATTAATCAATCTATTAAACAAAGTCTCCCTTAATAAATAGTTCTTATATAAGGGCCAATTCCTCTGGTTTTATTCTTTTTCGGTTTTTATGCATATAGATAATTATTATTTCTTGcgttaatatttaaaatcgaCAACTCTTTGACATGTCTTGAAACTGTGTATCTGACTGACATCTAACGATGATATAAAGAGATGAGCTATGAAAAAGACACCATTAATACAAATCGACTCACACATGTAAGTCAATTTACATCAGATGAAAGATGAAGTTAGCAAACACAAATACTCCACGTTCCCATATTACTTGATAATAATACACGCAATAAATGGCAAGGCACACGTCATGATTTAATAAAGAGCATattttgaagagaaaaaaaatcttacaaataTGCCACTTTGTTCCTTGGTCTTTAACTGCTAAAATGTCTAAGGTTAAAAAGGCAAAACGTTCCAGAAAAACAGTTGAATCGGAATATTCGGTAATATTCACTTCAGcgcattttatattaaatacataCTCAGTTTCCGTACTTcatatatgacgtcacagatAAGGAAGGGTATAAGAGAAGATATACACAACGCaagattttaatttcatatcattCAGATTAATAGACTAGCAAGATTATTTTGTATAGaatatgatgatttttttttaatgagtataaaatggtttgttgtaagaaaaaaaaaatcaaaaaattacaaaaaaacccaaaaaaacccATGCGAAATGTCCTGAGAGTCTCTATcagataaatttaaaacaaaatactacTGACGTTTACGTACCGTAGCAATTAGATACCTCCAAAAAACATAACGATAAAATCACTGCGATCATCATCATTATGACAGGCAATAATACTAATTTGAGATgtcaaaagaaattaatttcatGTGTCATACATAGAACAGAATGACTATACAAAAGTACATGGTCATCTACTATACGACTACATGTAGCAAGATGTGTATGTACTTCAAAGTAGGTGACTGGCTTTGCTACATCAAATCAAATGCAAGGACACCATAAGTGTCTCAATCGACGGCAACAAATAAGAATACGGAAGGAAGTTCATATAAGTAAACCAAATGATGTGTTTTTGTTAAGGTAATCTTAATTAATTGGTGGTTCAAAAACATTAAGCTACACCAGGAAGATATCATACATTCAATTTAATCCAATAGCATGCCGTACAAAAGTGAGGTTTAAAACATAACGCTTTACTTCAAACAAATTCGCCTACAAGGAAGGTTTTTTTGTTGTGAAAACACTTATGCAAAAATGTATGCAGTTTTTAAATTAGTACTGCGCTTACATGTCTCTAagattatttacatataaaccatttaaaaatataGGAGCATAGTGTGAATAGAAGTCGTTACACCAAAAATACACAGAATCAAAAGCAAAGGTTGTAATCAGTCATATGCTTTTGActaaaacattttatgaaaaatcgcAAAGATAAGATTTTCATTTGTAATACATGAGTGTAGACCATCGAACCAATAAGACCAGtttctgtttaaaaatctacaaacatatttgatttaaacatgcattggtttggtttttgtttttccgAATTTTCGATTTTGTTGttattaaatacaatgtattgtattaggattttttgtttattttatttttttttttttgggggggggggggggctttatcATAACCGCCATGATAACAGCTACAAGACTTGTTTATAATTCTTATAGATGCTTTTCGTATTATCGTTTTCGCATCAGCAGCCTTTGCTTAAAAAGTTGCAGCTAATCGACATTCTTAGCATTTTATATGAatgtataattaaaaagatataaattgctTCTAGAATCCCATtcttatatttcaattaaaatatcaataaattgcTGCATCAGACCTATGTTAAAAAAGATTCGGTCACTAATGCAAAACAAGTAGTCTTTCTTAAATGATTGTAATACATATCTGGTAGTTACGCAAATGATCAAATAGCTGGTGTGTAgataacaatatttcatacgtTGCTAATAACACGAGATTTGATTGGTTCCAAAGCCGGGTGTAAATTTTGGTATGTGCTGAAGCCGGgtgtatttaaaatctgacgTCACAATGCTCTCTTTCCTAACttctttggtaaaaaaaatgtaacgttTAATgaagtaaataaattaatata encodes:
- the LOC128172139 gene encoding uncharacterized protein LOC128172139 produces the protein MMMIAVILSLCFLEVSNCYENLSRRPSTVLSLSSRFQTQNATLANDGERGTIYSKCSHTEENQTIAWLQVDLGERYSISNVTMYYRGHRSGGWRPYRLRQFYLDVSNKSANMSTKQRKRCYTDNTTESDLPNNIIEMPCKQTARYVIVETSYDAPEDTSTGAMLEICEIEVYGCETGKYGDNCTSCEGCKTCDINNGSCGKLKYYLRISIKHTSSRK